One window from the genome of Rhizoctonia solani chromosome 15, complete sequence encodes:
- a CDS encoding Retrotransposable element Tf2 protein — MHPCTAESLCLPLIDLPTPQTVTMLNGLSPQAGKIWKKANLTFSFDGKQMTKTFLICNTGSHAAILGLKWLDAHNLEINWNLRTLSFPHAPLEHVAIAKEEEANKNPLEGVPPKYHQYAKVFGEEEFSKLPPHRHYNIGIELMEEGPLNSPLYSMTNAESATLKDWLREELKAGKIRPSKSSISSPVMFVPKKDGSHQLVVDYCCLNNRTKKNVYPLPHPDDLMAQLCGAKIFSKLDLRWGYNNVQVKEGDKWQTAFCTKYGLYESLVMTFGLTNAPAAFQHFMNKLFKDLLDVCVIIYLDDILIYSKDDATHTQHVHEVLQQLMENQLFCKASKCTFHITSVEYLGIIVSDKGFSLDKLKIQAVQEWPTPTKVKEVQSFLGFANFLCRFVANFSHMARPLHNLVKKDTPWTWGTKEQEAFQGLKKAITNAPVLCHANPSKPYFLETNASGAALGSILSQRQEDGWLHPLGFLSELFKGAEQNYDMHDKELLAIICSFEYWRIFLEGTAHPITVFTDHWNLEYWKESRTFNCCHAQWHLLLARYNFQIVYHPGKQSGKPDALSCRLDHADIPPANQTMLPDLVFANVALVTPERELQCQIEVSLDQDKLLEEILQFLQNKSKAPPSIKRAFKDYQMEAGLLFYQGRIVVPDVGNLQTELLRIFHNSPLAGHPGRQQTLELVLRNYYWPRICADTYWHVDSCKTCQRIQKPKYVSIPLQPLELPSRPWQHVSYHMIVDLPKDGSHDSILVVVNSFTKYSIFIKCSKKLKAPELAELFLENVWKRHGMPEKTVLDRGRVFNNKFLRALYKRLGIDPHFSSAYHPQSNEQTEQVNPSIEHFLRAYSSINQQDWTKWLPMAEFAYNNAVHSSTGKTLFKALYGWEPSLTPSNVPTDIPEANKLAQAMEAQWREVEAALWQSKAKMIAGEEGSPTVFEIGEEVWLDAKNVNLKTLSPKLTEQCLGLFKVIKRISNHTYRLELPPTMRIHNVFYVGLLSKVKRDDKCAFENCPPPITVDREEEYEVEGITDMEERDGKWFFRVKWKGYRPEENTWEPQENLKNAGKILRRYKEEMRKKALDAAKALRGGAVL; from the coding sequence ATGCACCCTTgcaccgcggaatcactctgcctcccactcatagaTCTTCCCACTCCCCAAACTgtcactatgctcaatgggttgagcccccaggctggcaaaatctggaagaaggctaatcttaccttctcctttgatggcaaacaaatgaccaagacctttctaatctgcaatacagggtctcacgctgccatcttaggattgaaatggttagatgccCACAATCTGGAGATCAACTGGAACCtacgcaccctctcctttccccatgcaCCCCTGGAACACGTGGctattgccaaagaggaggaagccaacaaaaacccccttgaaggagtacccccaaAATACCATCAGtatgctaaggtatttggggaggaagaattcagcaagcttcccccacaccggcattacaacattggaaTTGAACTCATGGAGGAAGGACCACTCAATTCCCCCCTGTATAGCATGACCAACGCTGAATCTGCTACACtaaaggattggctcagggaagAATTGAAGGCTGGAAAGATACGCCCCAGCAAGTCCTCCATTAGCTCCcctgtgatgtttgtaccaaaaaaggatggctcccatcaattggttgttgattactGTTGCCTTAACAaccggaccaagaagaatgttTACCCACTACCCCATCCAGATGATTTAATGGCCCAACTCTGTGGCGCCAAAATCTTCTCTAaactagacctaagatggggttacaacaatgtccaagttaaggaaggtgacaaatggcaGACTGCTTTTTGCACCAAGTATGGTCTCTATgaatccctggttatgacctttggcctaacaaacgcccctgctgctttccaacacttcatgaacaagctaTTCAAGGatctattggatgtatgcgtcatcatctatctggatgacatcctaatttactctaaggatgacgcaacgCACACCCAacatgttcatgaagtcctGCAACAGCTAATGGAAAATCAATTGTTTTGTAAAGCATCCAAATGTACATTCCACATCACATCCGTGGAATACTTGGGGATCATTGTAtcagataagggttttagcctggataagctcaagatccaagcTGTCCAGGAATGGCCTACACCCActaaggtcaaagaagtccaatcctTCTTGggatttgccaatttcctttgccggtttgttgccaacttcagtcacatggccaggccactacataacctggtcaagaaggatacacCATGGACCTGGGGCACTAAGGAGCAGGAAGCTTTCCAAGGGCTAAAAAAAGCCATTACCAATGCACCTGTgctatgtcatgccaatccCTCCAAACCTTACTTCCTGGAGACCAATGCATCCGGTGCCGCATTAgggtccatactcagccaacgtcAGGAAGATGGCTGGTTACACCCACTAGGGTTCCTATCAGAATTGTTCAAGGGAGCAGAGCAAAATTATGATATGCATGATAAGGAACTACTTGCAATCATCTgctcctttgaatactggcgcaTCTTTCTAGAAGGAACAGCCCACCCAATCACAGTCTTCACAGATCATTGGAAtttggagtactggaaagagtctagaaccttcaactGTTGCCACGCACAATGGCATCTCCTACTAGCCAggtacaacttccaaattgtttaCCACCctggaaagcaatcagggaagccagatgcTCTCTCATGCCGTTTGGACCACGCTGATATTCCCCCTGCCAACCAAACAATGCTCCCAGATCTGGTGTTTGCCAACGTAGCTCTTGTCACCCCTGAAAGAGAACTCCAATGCCAAATTGAGGTATCCCTGGATCAAGACAAATTGctggaagaaatcctacaATTTCTCCAAAACAAGTCAAAGGCACCACCCTCTATCAAAAgagcattcaaggattaccaAATGGAAGCGGGtctactcttctaccaaggccGGATTGTAGTCCCTGATGTTGGAAACTTACAGACGGAGCTACTAAGAATCTTCCACAATAGCCCCTTGGCTGGCCACCCGGGAAGACAACAAACATTAGAACTAGTGTTGaggaattactactggcccagAATCTGTGCTGACACATATTGGCACGTTGACTCCTGCAAAACGTGCCAACGTATCCAAAAGCCAAAATACGTCTCCATCCCTCTGCAACCCTTGGAGTTACCatccagaccctggcaacatgtcTCCTATcatatgatagtagacctaccAAAGGATGGGAGCCATGATTCCATTCTGGTTGTTGTCAACAGCTTCACTAAGTACAGTATTTTCATCAAGTGTTCAAAAAAGCTAAAAGCTCCTGAACTGGCTGAGCTATTCCTGGAAAATGTCTGGAAACGCCATGGTATGCCGGAAAAAACTGTATTGGATAGAGGCAGGgtattcaacaacaaattcctaagggccctgtacaaacggctgggaatagaccctcacttctcctcagcataccacccacaaagCAATGAGcaaacagaacaagtaaACCCCTCCATTGAACATTttctcagggcttactcTAGCATCAACCAAcaggactggaccaaatggctccccatggcagaatttgcctacaacaacgccgtacatagcagcactgGGAAAACTCTGTTCAAAGCCctatatggatgggaaccttccTTAACCCCATCAAATGTACCAACAGACATCCCTGAAGCCAACAAACTAGCCCAAGCTATGGAAGCTCAGTGGAGGGAAGTGGAGGCAGCACTTTGGCAATCAAAGGCAAAGATGATAGCCGGGGAAGAGGGAAGCCCAACAGTATTTGAGATAGGAGAAGAAGTATGGCTTGACGCCAAGAACGttaacctcaaaaccctaaGTCCCAAGTTAACAGAACAATGCTTAGGACTGTTCAAGGTTATCAAAAGAATCTCCAACCACACGTACCGGCTTGAACTTCCCCCAACCATGCgtatccacaatgtcttctatgtagggctcctgtcaaaagtcaaaagggatgacAAATGCGCCTTTGAAAACTGCCCTCCACCAATCACCGTGGAcagggaagaggaatatgaggtaGAAGGAATAACAGACATGGAGGAAAGAgatgggaaatggttcttcagagtcaaatggaagggctacaGACCAGAGGAAAATACATGGGAGCCTCaagaaaacctcaaaaatgcaGGAAAAATTTTGAGGAGGTacaaagaagaaatgagaaagaaggcccttgacgctgccaaggcccttagagggggggcagtgttgtag
- a CDS encoding Retrotransposon-derived protein PEG10 gives MSSQAQSPFDQGYMEPQLLSATSLELGKVSLKRVTHLLLGLLGHIKQLEQDITKIKEAGVETRTNIENISQTVNVVKDGLRSLQLQGPCTPEGPQPKAVEETPCPLPKAKPIGLASGVPFWTGQPQGLPAFAQPTPRRAAPLQVPSPPPSLRLQSPIETQAPPPLAPAAHYPCSRKRSKAKQWLTCMLAWTCLNLRMFPTNQEVLSFLLMNMKDSAGAWAHPHLDQLGSHQAIIQTVEGFKLEFLAAFGNPDATRAAERKITTLTQSGTCADYITKFRTLAMELDWNNAALRGQFAWGLHWEVSQQIATCKHCPCTLLELQNAALVINNALCKERASHLPRDNKPSKGSNPARGTSTSQPTTRSKKLSNNPNFVLEEERNRRHAAGACIKCSKMGHKFAECCTGWKATPVEEKGKAKETAKIGKESGPKLGKD, from the exons ATGTCCTCTCAAGCCCAATCCCCCTTTGATCAGGGATACATGGAACCCCAACTTCTGTCAGCCACCTCccttgagcttggcaaagtatCCCTCAAGCGTGTCACgcacctcctccttggcctccttggccacaTCAAACAACTTGAACAGGATATTaccaaaatcaaggaagcaggggttgAAACAAGGACCAACATTGAGAATATTTCCCAAActgtcaatgttgtcaaggatgggcttagaagcctccagctccaaggACCCTGCACACCTGAGGGCCCCCAACCCAAAGCTGTGGAGGAAACGCCATGCCCCTTaccaaaagccaagcctattggattggctaGTGGGGTCCCCTTCTGGACAGGACAGCCCCAAGGTCTCCCTGCCTTTGCCcagccaaccccaagaagagccgCACCCctgcaagtcccatctccccctccatctctgcgtctccaatcccccatTGAGACCCAAGCCCCTCCTCCACTggctccagcagcccacTACCCCTGCTCCCGtaaaa ggagcaaggCCAAACAGTGGCTAACTTGTATGCTGGCCTGGACTTGTCTCAACttgcggatgttcccaaccaatcaggaggttctatccttcctcctgatgaatatgaaggattcTGCTGgagcctgggcccaccctcacctaGATCAACTAGGCTCACACCAAGCCATCATACAAACAGTTGAGGGTTTTAAATTGGAGtttttggcagcatttggcaaccctgatgcTACTAGGGCTGCTGAACGGAAGATCACTACTCTCACCcaatccggcacatgcgcagattatattacaaagttcaggaccctggctatggaactggactggaacaatgcaGCCCTTAGGGGCCAGTTTGCCTGgggcctccattgggaggtcagtcAACAAATTGCAACCTGCAAGCACTGCCCTTgtaccctccttgagctgcaaaacgcagcacttgtcatcaacAATGCTCTTTgcaaagagcgtgctagccacctgccaagggataataagcCTAGCAAAGGATCCAAccctgcaagggggacaagtaccagtCAGCCAACTACCAGATCAAAaaaactctccaacaaccccaactttgtgttggaagaagagAGGAACCGCCGCCAcgccgcaggcgcctgcatcaagtgcagcaagatgggccacaagtttgcagaatgctgcacgggctggaaggctacccctgttgaggaaaaggggaaagccaaggaaaccgccaagattggcaaagagtctggacccaaattgggaaaagactaa
- a CDS encoding cytochrome P450 family protein, which produces MSHIRHAAGATVARLTYGYTPKEEGDEYISIAERAMDNFALATTPGLFIVDIFPLLKYIPWAPFKRTASEWRSELSELIDTPMTFSRGLAEPSFASKWLGELRYESQKAHIPVAAASLYAGGADTTVSAISTFFVAMLHYSEVQKLAQKEIDAVIGRDRLPTLADRDLLPYVEALYKEVLRWQPLGPIGIPHRLGSDIDDEYKGMRIPANAMVIANIWNMVRDPAVYHDPETFNPSRYLGPESESNPEDVVFGFGRRRCPGINVARSSVWFSIALTLAAYDVTPSIGDDGNPILPALEYSNATIRHPKPFQCTITPRSETLKTIIETMSL; this is translated from the exons ATGTCTCACATCAGACA TGCTGCAGGTGCGACAGTTGCTCGTCTGACTTATGGTTATACCCCCAAAGAAGAGGGGGACGAATATATTAGTATTGCCGAGAGAGCCATGGACAATTTTGCCCTGGCAACAACTCCTGGGTTATTTATTGTGGATATTTTTCCACTAC TGAAATACATCCCATGGGCTCCTTTCAAACGAACCGCCTCTGAATGGCGTAGTGAGCTTTCGGAGCTCATCGATACCCCGATGACGTTT AGCCGGGGCCTTGCCGAGCCGTCGTTTGCTTCCAAGTGGCTAGGAGAACTTCGTTATGAAAGTCAAAAAGCGCACATCCCA GTGGCTGCAGCATCGTTGTATGCAGGGGGTGCTGACACA ACTGTATCGGCTATTTCAACTTTTTTTGTAGCCATGCTTCATTATTCTGAAGTACAAAAGCTTGCCCAGAAGGAGATCGACGCTGTCATCGGCAGGGACCGACTACCTACGTTGGCTGATCGGGACCTCTTGCCTTACGTAGAAGCATTATATAAAGAAGTCTTACGATGGCAGCCGCTTGGACCAATAGGTATACCTCATAGACTCGGGTCAGACATTGATGATGAATATAAAG GTATGCGTATTCCGGCTAACGCAATGGTTATTGCAAATATTTGGAACATGGTCCGAGATCCGGCAGTCTATCACGACCCAGAGACTTTTAACCCCTCTCGCTATTTGGGGCCGGAGTCGGAATCTAACCCAGAGGACGTCGTATTTGGATTCGGTAGGCG TCGCTGTCCTGGGATCAATGTGGCCAGGTCATCGGTTTGGTTTTCCATTGCACTCACATTGGCCGCCTATGATGTGACGCCATCGATTGGAGACGATGGGAACCCGATTTTACCTGCACTGGAATACTCGAATGCGACTATCAG GCATCCGAAGCCGTTCCAGTGCACCATCACTCCGCGATCGGAGACGTTGAAGACAATAATTGAGACTATGTCACTATGA